Proteins encoded within one genomic window of Humulus lupulus chromosome 1, drHumLupu1.1, whole genome shotgun sequence:
- the LOC133791480 gene encoding ETO1-like protein 1 → MRTFFPSESYKDTQLNALNPQSWLQVERGKAIKVSSPPPSTSTSFSSSIESLIKVPEPSILPFFKPADYVEVLAQIHEELDSCPQQERSNLYLLQFQVFRGLGEIKLMRRSLLAAWQNASTVHEKLVFGAWLKYEKQGEEVIADLLATCGKCAQEFGTIDVSSQLPFEVNTSSYETVSVNGNQILTNVVFRIGDEKIVCDRQKISSLSAPFHAMLNGCFSESLCEDIDLSENNISASGMKVIREFSVTGSLSGARPHLLLEILVFANKFCCERLKDACDRILASLVLSRDDAVELLDCALEENCRVLAASCLQVFLNDLPNCINDSRVVEIFRHADRQQRLIMVGPASFSLYCLLSEVAVNLDPRSDTTVCFLQRLAEFAENDRQRMLAFHQLACVRLMRKEYDEAERLFEAALKVGHLYSVTGLARLACIKGNKLWSYEKLSSVISSTPPLGWMHQERSLYCEGDKRWQDLEKATELDPTLTYPYMFRAASLMRNENVQAALAEINRILGFKLALECLELRFCFYLALEDYQSAICDVQAILTLSPEYRMFEGRVAASQLRTLVREHVQNWTTADCWLQLYDRWSSVDDIGSLSVIYQMLESDSAKGVLYFRQSLLLLRLNCPEAAMRSLQLARQHASSDHEQLVYEGWILYDTGHCEEGLRKAEESIKIKRSFEAFFLKAYALADSSQDPSCSSSTVISLLDDALKCPSDRLRKGQALNNLGSVYVDCGKLDLAAECYTEALNIRHTRAHQGLARVHSIKNNKTAAYEEMTRLIEKAQNNASAYEKRSEYCDRELTKADLEMVTLLDPLRVYPYRYRAAVLMDSHKEQEAIAELSRAIAFKADVHLLHLRAAFHEHIGDVLGALRDCRAALSVDPSHQEMLELQSRVNSHEP, encoded by the exons ATGAGGACTTTCTTTCCCTCTGAATCATACAAAGACACTCAGCTCAACGCTCTCAatccacagtcttggctccaggTTGAAAGAGGGAAAGCTATTAAAGTTTCATCACCCCCTCCTTCTACTTCTACTTCTTTCTCCTCATCCAT AGAATCTCTTATCAAGGTCCCTGAGCCTTCCATACTCCCTTTTTTTAAACCTGCTGATTATGTTGAGGTCTTAGCTCAAATTCATGAAGAACTTGACTCTTGTCCTCAACAAGAGCGGTCGAATCTCTACTTGTTACAATTCCAGGTCTTTAGGGGCCTTGGAGAAATCAAACTGATGCGGAGAAGCCTACTTGCTGCTTGGCAGAACGCCAGCACTGTTCATGAAAAACTTGTTTTTGGAGCATGGTTAAAGTATGAGAAGCAAGGGGAAGAGGTTATAGCTGACTTGCTCGCCACTTGTGGTAAATGCGCACAAGAGTTTGGCACCATAGATGTTTCTTCTCAGCTTCCTTTTGAGGTAAATACAAGTTCCTACGAGACCGTGTCCGTGAATGGGAACCAAATTTTGACAAATGTTGTTTTTAGAATTGGAGATGAAAAAATAGTTTGTGACAGGCAGAAAATATCAAGTCTTTCAGCTCCATTTCATGCCATGCTGAATGGGTGCTTCTCAGAATCACTATGTGAAGACATAGATTTGTCTGAAAACAATATCTCTGCATCCGGTATGAAGGTAATCAGAGAATTCTCGGTGACCGGAAGTTTGAGTGGAGCCCGGCCACATCTTTTGTTGGAAATATTAGtttttgcaaataagttttgTTGCGAAAGGCTCAAAGATGCGTGTGATAGGATACTTGCATCTTTGGTGTTGTCTAGAGATGATGCTGTGGAGCTCTTGGACTGTGCTCTGGAGGAAAATTGCCGTGTCCTTGCTGCATCTTGTTTGCAAGTTTTTTTAAATGATCTTCCTAATTGTATAAATGACAGTCGAGTGGTGGAGATATTCCGGCATGCTGATAGGCAGCAGAGATTGATCATGGTTGGACCGGCATCATTTTCGCTCTACTGTTTATTAAGTGAAGTTGCTGTGAACCTTGATCCTCGTTCAGATACAACAGTTTGCTTCCTTCAACGGCTGGCTGAATTTGCTGAAAATGACCGGCAGAGAATGCTGGCTTTTCATCAGTTGGCATGTGTGAGGCTCATGAGAAAAGAGTATGACGAAGCAGAACGTCTCTTTGAGGCAGCTTTAAAAGTAGGACATCTTTACTCTGTTACGGGTTTAGCTAGACTAGCTTGCATTAAGGGTAATAAACTTTGGTCTTACGAGAAACTCAGCTCTGTAATTTCCTCAACTCCCCCGCTTGGATGGATGCATCAAGAAAGGTCATTATACTGTGAAGGTGATAAGAGGTGGCAAGACCTTGAGAAAGCAACTGAATTGGACCCAACTCTTACTTACCCTTACATGTTTCGTGCTGCTTCCTTGATGCGAAATGAGAATGTTCAAGCCGCACTTGCCGAAATTAATCGAATCCTTGGATTCAAACTGGCATTAGAATGCCTGGAGTTACGGTTTTGTTTCTATCTAGCTCTTGAGGATTACCAATCTGCTATTTGTGATGTTCAAGCGATTCTTACACTCTCCCCAGAGTACAGGATGTTTGAGGGACGGGTGGCAGCATCCCAACTTCGAACACTCGTCCGTGAGCATGTGCAAAATTGGACAACTGCAGATTGCTGGCTGCAACTGTATGACCGGTGGTCATCTGTGGATGATATTGGATCACTCTCTGTTATCTACCAGATGCTTGAATCTGATTCAGCCAAAGGTGTCCTGTATTTTAGACAGTCGTTGCTTCTCCTCAG GTTAAATTGTCCTGAAGCAGCCATGCGGAGTTTGCAGTTAGCTCGTCAGCATGCATCCAGTGACCATGAACAGCTTGTGTACGAGGGTTGGATCTTATATGATACAGGTCATTGTGAGGAAGGACTTCGAAAAGCTGAGGAGTCTATTAAAATCAAGAGATCTTTTGAAGCCTTTTTCCTAAAAGCATATGCATTGGCTGATTCTAGCCAAGACCCATCTTGTTCATCATCAACTGTTATTTCTCTACTTGATGATGCCTTAAAGTGTCCCTCAGACAGGCTACGAAAAGGCCAG GCACTCAACAATCTTGGCAGTGTTTATGTTGACTGCGGGAAGTTAGATTTGGCAGCTGAATGCTACACGGAAGCTCTTAACATTCGGCATACTCGAGCCCACCAGGGTCTAGCACGGGTGCATTCTATCAAAAACAATAAGACTGCTGCATATGAGGAAATGACTCGATTGATTGAAAAGGCCCAGAACAATGCTTCTGCTTATGAGAAGAGATCTGAATACTGTGATCGGGAACTCACCAAGGCAGATCTGGAAATGGTTACGCTGTTAGATCCACTTCGGGTTTACCCTTACAGATATCGAGCTGCAG TGTTAATGGACAGCCACAAAGAACAAGAAGCGATTGCTGAACTGTCTAGGGCAATCGCATTCAAAGCAGATGTTCATCTTCTACACTTGAGAGCCGCATTCCATGAACATATTGGGGATGTGTTGGGTGCTTTGCGAGACTGTCGAGCTGCCCTCTCTGTGGACCCAAGTCATCAAGAAATGCTGGAACTTCAGAGTCGTGTAAACAGCCACGAGCCATGA